In a single window of the Cydia amplana chromosome 4, ilCydAmpl1.1, whole genome shotgun sequence genome:
- the LOC134663174 gene encoding uncharacterized protein LOC134663174 encodes MRLFRGPKRREVTGPRAAATPAPSPCRDAAGAGPRPHDFTLVTALPAMVMEDDVREMKKVFATWGRRMGKKLDMLRKPDAKEASQEQPSNESFNEDSPRSISGQFKKKQQWKMERSSSETTSLKRDNDTDSIRSGSRDRSPSPFKSFFHRMGSTGMLNSSRSQTLNIHKTSENSYPVASGPTLYRSCSTSHLSTYVKADDPSDDIDLQNADNDIKKSPSKNNNILTEDALVNSSKAISCDNIPNLEGQSNGMCKKPNFPYAFLRSKLSVLPEENSMASQQRTSSIRQSYSERIDRKSPKFRKDRLFLSNSRSEERYQSNDSISVHEDMLLNAALRNEYSDFNRSSMRSINEIDGTYPARRLEDVHRRSSMISHRPPLDYDPMLIPRNRNSLPVYEYGPYLGSVRDIKTELMTSSQSIHLGPESTEILQTHRLSNYVSSNESGYDSDGRPTDEHSNHSPPGYSSHISPGTVRAEPIDTTGDVTHGNFSRQLSLNHKINVSRVHVPARRSSTPCALFPIENSIPYEYVNNNREQFHKYPNNPLQVLDYNDAKPPPLPKKTLNKKIPFVYKTITLDERVETRKIKLLHSQLLPVEHSSNPNLSTVIPPVDNEGPSIPVPETDIFGRGPCTKRFRKLRLIKSRLDESLGVYLTQHRVDFDSSGSNFEVRYIVVKLDFDGIAHRDGRLRIGDEIVNVNGKVLRGLSSLKEVQHIVNSCSTEANCQEGAQKYQVDLVMAHDEITPVTLSRIINRHTSDQNVIAPSTSNVPPDIISETVHKPTASNQITIETHFPSENQFYSNYGSGTNSTTNNFQHSTRRRNNSPSIQLNQKSDDEKLLERAYPAPSATLQNITNIEISMRSSPTPRNRHSNNYRPISLHNSRPPPMVEQYSTSNENTTNEIKEKSPHYIKHVPRLYQNRSFESIPEQLLRSSNRSRFFNRVGSQRCSPSHGHVSRQQEHALMQNEGHQSGIYSNNSLHIAEFWKGHGHKSLGFSIVGGTDSPKGQMGIFVKTVFPNGQAADKGTIFEGDEILSVNNVPTRGLSHAGAISLFKQVKEGKIELTLSRRRAPRSRSVEPLGNFRCDNLKE; translated from the exons ATGCGCCTCTTCCGAGGGCCGAAGCGCAGGGAAGTGACCGGGCCGCGAGCCGCAGCGACGCCGGCGCCGTCTCCGTGCCGAGACGCCGCTGGCGCCGGACCCCGCCCGCACGACTTCACCCTAGTCACGGCACTACCAGCTATGGTCATGGAGGACGACGTTAGGGAAATGAAGAAAG TGTTCGCAACGTGGGGTCGTCGTATGGGAAAAAAGCTTGACATGCTGAGAAAACCTGACGCAAAAGAAGCTTCACAAGAACAACCTAGTAATGAAAGCTTTAATGAGGACTCCCCGAGAAGCATATCTGGCCAGTTCAAGAAAAAGCAGCAATGGAAAATGGAACGAAGCAGTTCTGAAACTACTTCCTTGAAAAGGGATAACGACACTGATTCCATTAGAAGCGGATCCCGAGACCGATCGCCTAGCCCATTCAAATCTTTCTTCCATAGAATGGGTTCAACGGGAATGTTAAACTCATCTAGGTCCCAAACACTAAATATCCATAAAACATCAGAAAACAGTTATCCGGTGGCAAGTGGACCTACGCTTTATCGAAGCTGTTCAACTTCACATCTATCTACGTATGTTAAGGCTGATGATCCATCTGATGATATTGATTTACAGAACGCTGATAATGATATTAAAAAGTCTCCTTcaaagaacaataatattttaactgaAGATGCGTTAGTGAATTCATCAAAGGCCATTAGTTGTGATAATATCCCTAATCTTGAAGGGCAAAGTAATGGTATGTGTAAAAAACCAAACTTTCCGTACGCCTTTTTAAGGTCTAAATTATCGGTTTTACCCGAAGAAAACAGTATGGCATCACAACAACGAACGAGCAGCATAAGGCAAAGTTACTCCGAAAGAATAGATAGAAAATCACCAAAATTTCGCAAAGACAGGCTATTTCTTTCAAATTCTCGCTCCGAGGAACGATATCAAAGCAACGATAGTATATCGGTTCATGAAGACATGTTGCTTAATGCTGCCTTAAGAAATGAATACTCTGATTTCAATAGAAGTTCTATGAGAAGTATCAATGAAATCGATGGCACGTACCCCGCACGGCGACTCGAAGACGTTCACCGACGTTCGTCAATGATATCGCATAGGCCGCCTTTAGATTACGATCCAATGCTCATACCGAGAAATCGAAACAGTTTACCTGTATATGAATATGGTCCGTATTTAGGGTCCGTCAGGGACATAAAAACTGAACTTATGACATCGTCTCAAAGTATACATCTCGGGCCAGAAAGTACTGAGATTCTTCAGACTCATCGACTAAGCAACTATGTTAGTTCAAATGAGTCTGGCTATGACAGCGATGGACGTCCTACAGATGAACATAGCAACCACTCACCGCCAGGATACTCGAGTCATATATCGCCAGGTACTGTGCGAGCAGAACCAATTGATACTACTGGAGATGTAACTCACGGTAATTTTTCGAGACAATTGAgcttaaaccataaaattaacGTGAGCAGAGTACATGTTCCTGCTAGACGGAGTTCTACACCATGTGCTTTATTTCCAATAGAAAATAGCATACCTTATGAATATGTAAACAATAACAGGGAACAGTTTCATAAGTATCCCAATAACCCATTACAAGTTCTAGATTATAATGATGCTAAACCACCGCCGCTGCCAAAAAAgacattaaacaaaaaaataccttTTGTTTATAAAACTATCACACTTGACGAACGTGTGGAAACAcgaaaaattaaattacttcaTTCCCAATTATTGCCAGTAGAACATTCCTCTAACCCCAATCTCAGTACTGTAATACCACCAGTGGACAATGAAGGCCCCAGTATTCCTGTACCAGAAACTGATATTTTTGGACGGGGACCATGTACAAAGCGATTCAGAAAGTTAAGATTAATAAAGTCAAGATTAGATGAAAGTCTCGGAGTTTATTTAACGCAACACAGAGTAGACTTCGATAGCAGTGGCTCTAATTTTGAGGTACGTTATATTGTGGTAAAACTAGATTTTGACGGCATAGCGCATAGGGATGGAAGACTGCGGATCGGTGATGAAATAGTTAATGTGAATGGAAAAGTTCTAAGAGGTCTATCATCACTAAAAGAAGTACAGCATATTGTTAACTCGTGTTCAACTGAAGCAAATTGCCAAGAAGGAGCACAAAAATACCAAGTTGATCTTGTTATGGCCCATGATGAAATTACTCCAGTAACATTAAGTCGGATAATAAACAGACATACTAGCGATCAAAATGTGATAGCGCCTTCGACATCTAACGTTCCACCTGATATAATTTCGGAAACCGTTCATAAACCCACGGCTTCAAATCAAATAACGATTGAAACTCATTTTCCTAGTGAAAAccaattttatagtaattatggAAGTGGTACCAATAGCACTACCAATAATTTCCAGCATAGTACGCGACGACGAAACAATAGTCCTTCAATTCAACTAAATCAAAAGAGTGATGACGAAAAATTATTAGAGAGGGCTTATCCGGCACCATCAGCCACActgcaaaatattacaaatatcgAAATATCAATGAGATCTTCACCAACACCAAGAAACAgacattcaaataattatagaCCTATTTCTCTTCACAATTCAAGGCCACCTCCTATGGTCGAGCAGTATTCAACAAGTAATGAGAACACAACAAATGAGATAAAGGAAAAGTCACCCCATTACATAAAACATGTCCCAAGATTATACCAAAACCGATCATTTGAAAGCATTCCTGAGCAACTTCTGAGAAGTAGTAACAGAAGCCGGTTTTTCAATAGGGTTGGTTCCCAACGCTGCTCTCCAAGCCATGGTCATGTGTCTCGACAGCAAGAACACGCATTAATGCAGAATGAGGGACACCAAAGTGGTATTTATTCGAACAATTCTTTGCACATCGCAGAATTCTGGAAAGGACATGGTCATAAAAGTTTAGGATTTAGTATTGTTGGAGGGACCGATTCCCCGAAAGGACAAATGGGAATTTTCGTGAAAACTGTCTTTCCTAACGGACAAGCTGCTGATAAGGGGACTATCTTTGAAG GTGACGAGATCTTGTCAGTCAATAATGTGCCAACCCGTGGACTGAGCCATGCAGGGGCCATATCGCTTTTCAAACAAGTTAAAGAAGGAAAAATTGAACTGACGCTTTCAAGAAGAag AGCACCTAGGTCAAGATCTGTGGAACCTCTGGGTAATTTCCGCTGCGACAATCTAAAGGAGTGA